Proteins from a genomic interval of Natronorubrum tibetense GA33:
- a CDS encoding ParA family protein, whose translation MTESPRGWGVTPSTGIPTIAFGNQKGGTGKTTATINSAAALATRNHDVLAIDMDPQADMTKGLGLGPGDDNDPSSPKNDLPNTLVTDDENLLDVLVDNPRTHETSLSEIVIEADEYDHLNFDLIPSHKDMGLARDWMDDANARLSLKLALEEMVDDGYNYDFIVVDCPPDLSVLTDAAFIAAQNVFLAAQTQATSRDALDDLWDQLESIEDNQQIEIAIVGLLANMYRDDGQSQKFLNAFDESFASMAPIFKLPMRVAIQRAWDNGRDIFEWEDANDQQVERDIFLEVAETMEQAFDKTQVEV comes from the coding sequence ATGACTGAATCACCTCGTGGATGGGGCGTCACACCATCGACTGGCATCCCTACGATCGCCTTCGGCAACCAAAAAGGCGGGACGGGAAAGACAACCGCGACGATCAACAGTGCCGCGGCACTGGCCACTCGCAACCACGATGTTCTTGCAATCGATATGGACCCACAAGCCGACATGACGAAAGGGCTTGGACTGGGTCCGGGCGACGACAATGATCCATCAAGCCCGAAGAACGACCTCCCCAACACACTAGTCACCGATGACGAGAACCTACTCGACGTGCTCGTCGACAATCCGCGCACGCACGAGACTAGTCTTTCAGAGATCGTGATCGAAGCCGACGAGTACGACCATCTGAACTTCGACCTGATTCCCAGTCACAAGGACATGGGCCTTGCTCGAGATTGGATGGACGATGCGAATGCTCGTCTCTCGCTGAAACTCGCCCTCGAAGAGATGGTTGACGACGGATACAACTACGATTTTATCGTAGTCGATTGCCCTCCCGACCTCTCAGTCCTGACGGACGCGGCCTTCATCGCGGCTCAGAACGTCTTCCTGGCTGCACAGACCCAAGCAACATCACGGGATGCACTTGACGACCTGTGGGACCAGCTGGAGTCCATCGAGGACAACCAGCAGATCGAGATCGCAATCGTTGGACTCCTGGCGAACATGTACCGGGACGACGGTCAGTCACAAAAATTCCTCAACGCATTCGACGAGTCCTTCGCGTCGATGGCGCCGATTTTCAAACTCCCGATGCGGGTGGCGATCCAGCGTGCGTGGGACAACGGACGGGATATTTTCGAATGGGAGGACGCGAACGACCAGCAAGTAGAGCGCGATATCTTCCTCGAGGTTGCAGAAACGATGGAACAGGCGTTCGACAAAACGCAGGTGGAGGTGTAA
- a CDS encoding IS6 family transposase encodes MAETDRLTESTDWIDLEFVQRERTPREIIKKGIRHHLAGLSLSNTVILLEELGVERSRTAVHNWVQKANLQPKGGESPDRVAVDQKSIRINDEQYWLYAAVDPETNRILHSRLFPTYTIAIAREFLTELVEKHDVKDAVFLVDNADDLIGGLRQEGLSYRIQPHGYRNQVERVFREVERRTSSFSNCFSHVDPATAETWLQAYAVWWNHV; translated from the coding sequence ATGGCCGAAACCGACCGCCTCACCGAGTCTACTGACTGGATTGACTTGGAGTTTGTGCAGCGAGAGCGGACACCCCGCGAGATCATTAAAAAGGGTATTCGCCACCATTTGGCCGGATTATCACTTTCGAATACAGTTATTCTTCTCGAGGAATTGGGTGTCGAGCGCAGTCGAACAGCAGTTCATAACTGGGTGCAGAAGGCAAATCTACAGCCGAAAGGCGGTGAGAGTCCGGATCGAGTTGCGGTCGATCAAAAGTCGATCCGAATCAACGACGAGCAGTACTGGCTGTACGCCGCAGTCGACCCAGAAACCAATAGAATCCTCCATTCACGGCTGTTTCCGACGTATACGATCGCAATTGCACGAGAATTTCTCACTGAGCTGGTCGAGAAACATGACGTCAAAGACGCCGTGTTTCTCGTCGACAACGCCGATGATCTCATTGGTGGACTCCGTCAAGAAGGCCTCAGCTACCGAATCCAACCACACGGCTACAGAAATCAAGTTGAACGTGTCTTTCGTGAGGTAGAACGACGAACCTCTTCGTTCTCAAACTGTTTTAGCCACGTCGATCCAGCCACCGCAGAAACGTGGCTACAAGCCTACGCCGTCTGGTGGAATCATGTCTAA
- a CDS encoding pentapeptide repeat-containing protein, translating to MGPPEHHVDRPEDRRLSRTPGRRRDSTRGGDASGTTFRGASLRDSGLVGADLSSVDLGRLFVELSLKDSSHSGYTFPRRSRRPNS from the coding sequence ATCGGCCCTCCAGAACATCACGTCGATCGTCCGGAAGACCGACGGTTATCCCGAACTCCTGGCAGACGTCGCGACAGTACCCGAGGCGGAGACGCGTCCGGTACCACGTTTCGCGGGGCATCTCTTCGAGACAGTGGTCTCGTCGGTGCGGATCTGTCGAGTGTTGACCTCGGACGACTCTTCGTGGAGCTATCTCTCAAAGACTCGTCTCATTCGGGTTATACTTTCCCACGTAGATCTAGAAGGCCCAACAGTTGA
- a CDS encoding metallophosphoesterase, which yields MRVLVCNDLHLKPAAIDYDVEAMTVPDDLDAVFVAGDLTHRDGEDDVALARRFVERFIPDIPVMYVPGNHDHAPMPERVADGLENATSGHDAVHECEWGTVVGWGCERRSLEPALDQTAFPALDPRTAPRGERRYVADRTADAIENALFDVVSSGASARDAAAELGIAAEHRETFHRSVDAVQNTYEHLAGLLGDCSNVVLISHLSPFNTTFDRHHSTGTRETDREGLHTGSVALALIARTHDVYATISGHSHAFGYDTGDGAGGVPHMLNLGFRGLGIVDIDPDTGVFSFADANPG from the coding sequence ATGCGCGTATTGGTCTGTAACGATCTCCACCTCAAGCCCGCTGCGATCGACTACGACGTCGAGGCGATGACTGTGCCGGACGATCTCGATGCAGTGTTTGTGGCAGGCGACCTCACGCATCGCGACGGCGAGGACGACGTAGCACTCGCCCGGCGGTTCGTAGAGCGGTTCATTCCGGATATCCCAGTCATGTACGTCCCGGGGAATCACGACCACGCGCCGATGCCCGAGCGCGTCGCCGACGGCCTCGAGAACGCGACCAGCGGCCACGATGCGGTCCATGAGTGCGAGTGGGGCACGGTAGTCGGCTGGGGCTGCGAACGCCGGTCGCTCGAACCCGCGCTCGACCAGACAGCGTTCCCAGCCTTGGATCCGCGGACCGCGCCGCGGGGCGAACGCCGGTACGTGGCCGATCGGACCGCCGACGCTATTGAAAACGCGCTTTTCGACGTCGTCTCCAGCGGAGCGAGCGCTCGCGATGCCGCCGCCGAACTCGGCATCGCGGCCGAGCACCGCGAGACATTTCACCGGAGCGTCGATGCTGTCCAGAATACGTACGAGCATCTCGCCGGCCTCCTCGGCGACTGTTCGAACGTCGTCCTCATCTCGCACCTCTCCCCGTTCAACACGACGTTCGACCGCCATCACTCGACGGGAACGCGCGAAACGGACCGCGAGGGGCTCCACACCGGCTCCGTCGCACTTGCCCTCATCGCAAGAACCCACGATGTCTACGCGACCATCAGTGGGCACTCCCATGCCTTCGGGTACGACACCGGCGACGGCGCCGGGGGCGTGCCGCATATGCTGAACCTCGGGTTCCGCGGGCTTGGCATCGTCGACATCGATCCCGACACTGGCGTGTTCTCGTTCGCTGATGCGAACCCGGGGTGA
- a CDS encoding metallophosphoesterase family protein: MQLALISDIHGNLPALEAVLNDINDEEGIDTVVCAGDVVGYGPWPGECVERVRERCSVVVQGNHDRSVETPDEYSHNEMAMGGLDYAKRELDEEQREWLAELTPRTTIARGRIQLVHSHPDPDHRGRYVRPRAFPEMRPYLDECDSLVLGHTHVQHRAHVDGKLIVNPGSVGQPRDGDARAAYAVLDSEDTSVDLRRVEYDIDRVIQRVEEVGLPRRIGTRLLDGR, encoded by the coding sequence ATGCAATTAGCGTTGATTTCGGACATTCATGGGAATCTGCCGGCGCTCGAGGCGGTCTTGAACGACATCAACGACGAAGAGGGGATAGATACAGTCGTCTGTGCTGGCGACGTCGTCGGGTATGGACCGTGGCCGGGGGAGTGTGTGGAGCGCGTCCGCGAACGGTGTTCGGTCGTCGTACAGGGAAATCACGACCGGTCCGTGGAGACGCCTGACGAGTACAGTCACAACGAAATGGCGATGGGGGGACTGGACTACGCGAAGCGGGAGCTCGACGAGGAGCAACGCGAGTGGCTCGCCGAGCTGACGCCGCGGACGACCATCGCCCGAGGCCGAATCCAGCTAGTACACAGCCACCCGGACCCGGACCACCGCGGGCGATATGTGCGGCCGCGAGCGTTCCCAGAGATGCGGCCATACCTTGACGAGTGCGACAGCCTCGTGCTCGGCCACACACACGTCCAGCATCGAGCGCATGTCGACGGGAAGCTCATCGTGAACCCAGGGAGTGTCGGCCAACCCCGAGACGGCGATGCGCGAGCGGCGTACGCGGTGCTCGACAGTGAGGACACGAGCGTAGACTTGCGTCGCGTCGAATACGACATCGACCGCGTCATCCAACGCGTCGAGGAGGTCGGACTTCCGCGACGTATCGGGACGCGACTCCTTGATGGGCGCTGA
- a CDS encoding tyrosine--tRNA ligase codes for MSDAEEAFELMTNNTVEAVTESELRELAADPEGKRAYVGYEPSGVLHLGHMVTATKLMELQEAGFEVVVLLADIHASLNDKGTLEEIREIAERMQEKFVAFGLDPEQTEFLLGSEFQLDDEYVLDQHEFCVETSMNRANRSMGEIAGDDAERVSHAVYPLMQALDIKHLDVDLAVGGMEQRKVHMLARDVLPKLGEPAPTCLHTPLIADLETGIGKMSSSDGVTISIEDSTMDIAAKVDKGFCPPTADPDPEEQLSSDDLPDGVEPADVELENPVLQLFEFHVFPRFNTVTVERDERFGGDVTFDSYDALEAAVESGNLHPEDCKAALADALDRLVELGRRKLAIAD; via the coding sequence ATGTCCGACGCAGAAGAAGCGTTCGAACTGATGACGAACAACACTGTCGAGGCCGTGACGGAGTCGGAACTCCGCGAACTCGCGGCCGACCCTGAGGGCAAGCGCGCGTACGTCGGCTACGAGCCGAGTGGCGTCCTCCACCTCGGGCACATGGTTACCGCGACCAAGCTCATGGAACTACAGGAGGCCGGGTTCGAGGTGGTCGTCCTGCTCGCGGACATCCACGCGTCCCTCAATGACAAGGGGACCTTGGAGGAGATCCGCGAGATCGCCGAGCGCATGCAAGAAAAGTTCGTCGCGTTCGGCCTCGACCCCGAGCAGACCGAGTTCCTGCTCGGCTCCGAATTCCAGCTCGACGACGAGTACGTCCTCGACCAGCACGAGTTCTGCGTGGAGACGTCGATGAACCGCGCGAACCGATCGATGGGCGAGATCGCCGGTGACGACGCCGAGCGCGTCAGTCATGCGGTCTACCCATTGATGCAGGCGCTGGATATCAAGCATCTCGACGTCGACTTGGCGGTCGGCGGGATGGAGCAGCGGAAGGTCCACATGCTCGCACGAGACGTCCTCCCGAAGCTCGGTGAGCCCGCGCCAACCTGTCTCCACACGCCGCTCATTGCGGACCTCGAGACTGGAATCGGGAAGATGTCCTCTAGCGACGGTGTCACCATCAGCATAGAGGATTCGACGATGGATATCGCGGCGAAGGTCGACAAGGGGTTCTGTCCGCCGACTGCGGATCCCGACCCGGAGGAGCAGCTGTCGAGCGACGACTTGCCTGACGGTGTCGAGCCGGCGGACGTCGAGCTCGAGAATCCCGTGCTGCAGCTGTTCGAGTTCCACGTGTTCCCGCGGTTCAACACCGTGACCGTCGAGCGCGACGAGCGCTTCGGCGGGGATGTCACCTTCGACTCCTACGACGCCTTGGAGGCGGCAGTGGAGTCCGGCAATCTCCACCCGGAGGACTGCAAGGCGGCGCTTGCGGACGCACTCGACCGGCTCGTCGAGCTGGGGCGCCGGAAGCTCGCGATCGCGGACTGA